One window from the genome of Amycolatopsis sp. NBC_01480 encodes:
- the nuoK gene encoding NADH-quinone oxidoreductase subunit NuoK: MTPTYYLLLSALLFAIGAVGVLVRRNAIVVFMCIELMLNSVNLTLVTFARINGGLDGQVMAFFVMVVAAAEVVVGLAIIMSIFRTRRSASVDDTNLLKY, from the coding sequence GTGACCCCGACCTACTACCTGCTGCTGTCGGCGTTGCTGTTCGCCATCGGCGCCGTGGGCGTCCTGGTCCGCCGGAACGCGATCGTGGTGTTCATGTGCATCGAGCTGATGCTGAACTCGGTGAACCTCACCCTGGTCACGTTCGCCCGGATCAACGGCGGGCTCGACGGCCAGGTGATGGCGTTCTTCGTGATGGTCGTGGCCGCCGCCGAAGTCGTGGTGGGCCTGGCGATCATCATGTCGATCTTCCGCACCCGGCGCTCGGCCTCGGTCGACGACACCAACCTGCTGAAGTACTGA
- the nuoL gene encoding NADH-quinone oxidoreductase subunit L, which translates to MTASSWLLVALPALGALILLLAGKRSKAWGHLLGTATVVAAFVYGLILFFGFDGKSTVDTKLFSWIPVGQLQVDFGLRIDALSLTFVLLITGVGMLIHFYSIGYMADDEGRHRFFAYLNLFVASMLILVLGNSFVTLYLGWEGVGLASYLLIGWYQDRPSAATAAKKAFLMNRVGDVGLALAIFLMFKYVGSTGYAQVFDGVASGKIPSGAITAIAILLLLGACGKSGQFPLQAWLPDAMEGPTPVSALIHAATMVTAGVYLVARSNVIFSQTPDGRLVVTLVGAVTLLLGSIVGCAYDDIKKVLAYSTVSQIGYMMLAVGLGPGIYALGIMHLVAHGFFKAGLFLGAGSVMHGMNDEVDMRKFGGLAKKMPITFVTFGLGYLALIGFPFLSGYYTKDAIIEAAFGQEAWRGWVFGLATVIGAGLTAFYMTRLMMMTFFGKSRWKTIKSTDGREFHPHESKPVMWIPMVILAAGSVGAGAFFAIGNRFVDWLAPTVGQFHEAEHTPISASLVPWLTLALALIGAVIAVLVFRPSADIPVERPERVSWPIRAARKDLYGNAINETLVARPGTWLARALVYVDNRGVDGAVNGLAAALGGGSGRLRRLQTGFVRSYALSMLGGTFLLLAALLLVRFS; encoded by the coding sequence GTGACCGCATCATCGTGGCTGCTGGTGGCCCTGCCGGCCCTCGGCGCCCTGATCCTGCTGCTGGCCGGGAAGCGTTCGAAGGCGTGGGGGCACCTGCTCGGCACCGCCACCGTCGTCGCCGCCTTCGTCTACGGCCTGATCCTGTTCTTCGGCTTCGACGGCAAATCCACTGTGGACACCAAGCTGTTCTCGTGGATCCCGGTCGGGCAGCTCCAGGTGGACTTCGGGCTGCGCATCGACGCGCTGTCGCTGACGTTCGTGCTGCTGATCACCGGCGTCGGCATGCTGATCCACTTCTACTCGATCGGCTACATGGCCGACGACGAGGGCAGGCACCGCTTCTTCGCGTACCTGAACCTCTTCGTCGCCTCGATGCTGATCCTGGTGCTGGGCAACAGCTTCGTGACGCTGTACCTCGGCTGGGAGGGGGTGGGCCTCGCGTCCTACCTGCTCATCGGCTGGTACCAGGACCGCCCGTCCGCGGCCACCGCGGCGAAGAAGGCGTTCCTGATGAACCGCGTCGGCGACGTCGGGCTGGCGCTGGCGATCTTCCTGATGTTCAAGTACGTCGGGTCCACCGGCTACGCGCAGGTCTTCGACGGCGTCGCGAGCGGCAAGATCCCGTCAGGCGCGATCACCGCGATCGCGATCCTGCTGCTGCTGGGCGCCTGCGGTAAGTCGGGCCAGTTCCCGCTCCAGGCCTGGCTGCCGGACGCGATGGAGGGCCCGACCCCGGTCTCGGCCCTGATCCACGCGGCGACGATGGTCACCGCCGGGGTCTACCTGGTCGCCCGCTCCAACGTCATCTTCAGCCAGACGCCGGACGGCCGCCTGGTCGTGACGCTGGTCGGGGCGGTGACCCTGCTGCTCGGGTCCATCGTCGGCTGCGCCTACGACGACATCAAGAAAGTGCTCGCCTACTCCACGGTCAGCCAGATCGGCTACATGATGCTGGCCGTGGGCCTCGGCCCGGGCATCTACGCGCTGGGCATCATGCACCTGGTCGCGCACGGCTTCTTCAAGGCCGGGCTCTTCCTCGGGGCCGGCTCGGTCATGCACGGCATGAACGACGAGGTCGACATGCGCAAGTTCGGCGGCCTGGCCAAGAAGATGCCGATCACCTTCGTCACCTTCGGCCTCGGCTACCTCGCGCTGATCGGCTTCCCGTTCCTCTCGGGCTACTACACGAAGGACGCGATCATCGAGGCCGCGTTCGGCCAGGAGGCCTGGCGCGGCTGGGTGTTCGGGCTGGCCACGGTCATCGGCGCCGGGCTCACCGCGTTCTACATGACCCGCCTGATGATGATGACGTTCTTCGGCAAGTCGCGCTGGAAGACGATCAAGAGCACCGACGGGCGCGAGTTCCACCCGCACGAGTCCAAGCCGGTGATGTGGATCCCGATGGTGATCCTGGCGGCCGGCTCGGTCGGCGCGGGCGCGTTCTTCGCCATCGGCAACCGGTTCGTGGACTGGCTCGCCCCGACCGTCGGCCAGTTCCACGAGGCCGAGCACACGCCGATCTCGGCGTCGCTGGTCCCGTGGCTGACCCTCGCGCTGGCCCTGATCGGCGCCGTGATCGCGGTCCTGGTCTTCCGGCCCAGCGCCGACATCCCGGTCGAACGCCCCGAGCGCGTCTCGTGGCCGATCCGGGCGGCGCGCAAGGACCTGTACGGCAACGCCATCAACGAGACGCTGGTCGCCCGCCCGGGCACCTGGCTCGCGCGGGCGCTGGTGTACGTCGACAACCGGGGGGTGGACGGGGCGGTCAACGGCCTCGCCGCGGCCCTCGGCGGCGGGTCCGGCCGGTTGCGGCGCCTGCAGACCGGGTTCGTCCGGTCGTACGCGCTGTCCATGCTCGGCGGCACGTTCCTGCTTCTCGCGGCCCTTCTGCTGGTGAGGTTCTCCTGA
- the nuoI gene encoding NADH-quinone oxidoreductase subunit NuoI, whose protein sequence is MAKTDFLNPIKGFGVTFAMMFKKVATEEYPEAGAPAAPRYHGRHQLNRHPDGLEKCVGCELCAWACPADAIFVEGGDNTEEARFSPGERYGADYQINYLRCIGCGLCIEACPTRSLTMINFYEMADDDRQRLIYTKEDLLAPLLPGMEQPPHPMRLGENEQDYYVNGPELAKQQEGKQ, encoded by the coding sequence ATGGCCAAGACTGACTTCCTCAATCCCATCAAGGGTTTCGGCGTCACCTTCGCGATGATGTTCAAGAAGGTCGCCACCGAGGAGTACCCGGAGGCCGGTGCCCCGGCCGCGCCGCGGTACCACGGGCGCCACCAGCTCAACCGGCACCCGGACGGGCTGGAGAAGTGCGTCGGCTGCGAGCTGTGCGCCTGGGCGTGCCCGGCCGACGCGATCTTCGTCGAGGGCGGCGACAACACCGAGGAGGCGCGGTTCTCCCCGGGTGAGCGCTACGGCGCGGACTACCAGATCAACTACCTGCGCTGCATCGGCTGCGGGTTGTGCATCGAGGCCTGCCCGACCCGGTCCCTGACGATGATCAACTTCTACGAGATGGCGGACGACGACCGCCAGCGGCTGATCTACACCAAGGAAGACCTGCTCGCCCCGCTGCTGCCCGGCATGGAGCAGCCGCCGCACCCGATGCGCCTGGGCGAGAACGAGCAGGACTACTACGTGAACGGCCCTGAGCTGGCGAAGCAGCAGGAGGGCAAGCAATGA
- the nuoH gene encoding NADH-quinone oxidoreductase subunit NuoH, with translation MPDAAERARLLADDPWWLILIKAVVILLIGPILTIFLIVWERKAVGRMQNRPGPNRVGPGGYLQSLADAIKLPFKEQIIPDTADRKVYFLAPVLAAVPALIALSAIPFGPVVSIFGQQTTLQLVDLPVGVLVILACSSIGVYGIVLAGWASGSPYPLLGALRSTAQVISYEIAMGLSIVAVILYSGTLSTSGIVDAQAHGWYFYMLIPSFVIYLISMVGETNRAPFDLAEAESELVGGFHTEYSSMKFAMFFLAEYVNMVIVSAFCTTLFLGGWRFPFVGEDSALNQNWWPMLWFFAKTFVLLFCFIWLRGTLPRMRYDQFMRLGWKVLVPVNLVWIVVVVAIKTVQWSWPQILVGVGIVLVVLVLLSLALPEKKVPNDDYVPITGGGHPLPPLDLKVPESTPRRKALAKAEARAARRAPAAVGTAAKEGAEDGQD, from the coding sequence ATGCCGGACGCCGCCGAGCGGGCTCGCCTGCTCGCCGACGACCCGTGGTGGCTGATCCTGATCAAGGCCGTGGTCATCCTGCTGATCGGGCCGATCCTGACGATCTTCCTGATCGTCTGGGAGCGCAAGGCGGTCGGCCGGATGCAGAACCGGCCCGGCCCCAACCGGGTCGGCCCCGGCGGGTACCTGCAGTCGCTGGCCGACGCGATCAAGCTCCCGTTCAAGGAGCAGATCATCCCGGACACCGCCGACCGCAAGGTGTACTTCCTCGCCCCGGTGCTCGCCGCCGTGCCCGCGCTGATCGCGCTGTCCGCGATCCCGTTCGGGCCGGTGGTCTCGATCTTCGGCCAGCAGACCACGCTGCAGCTGGTCGACCTGCCGGTGGGCGTGCTGGTGATCCTGGCCTGCTCGTCCATCGGCGTGTACGGCATCGTGCTGGCCGGCTGGGCCTCGGGCTCGCCGTACCCGCTGCTGGGCGCGCTGCGCTCGACCGCCCAGGTGATCTCCTACGAGATCGCGATGGGCCTGTCGATCGTCGCGGTGATCCTCTACTCGGGCACGCTGTCCACCTCCGGGATCGTCGACGCGCAGGCCCACGGCTGGTACTTCTACATGCTCATCCCGAGCTTCGTGATCTACCTGATCTCGATGGTCGGCGAGACCAACCGCGCGCCGTTCGACCTCGCCGAGGCCGAGTCGGAGCTGGTCGGCGGCTTCCACACCGAGTACAGCTCGATGAAGTTCGCGATGTTCTTCCTCGCCGAGTACGTCAACATGGTGATCGTCTCGGCCTTCTGCACCACGCTGTTCCTCGGCGGCTGGCGCTTCCCGTTCGTCGGTGAAGACTCGGCGCTGAACCAGAACTGGTGGCCGATGCTCTGGTTCTTCGCGAAGACCTTCGTCCTCCTGTTCTGCTTCATCTGGCTGCGCGGCACGCTGCCGCGCATGCGCTACGACCAGTTCATGCGCCTGGGCTGGAAGGTGCTGGTGCCGGTCAACCTGGTCTGGATCGTCGTGGTGGTCGCCATCAAGACCGTCCAGTGGAGCTGGCCGCAGATCCTGGTCGGGGTCGGCATCGTCCTGGTCGTGCTGGTGCTGCTGAGCCTGGCGCTGCCGGAGAAGAAGGTGCCGAACGACGACTACGTGCCGATCACCGGCGGCGGGCACCCGCTGCCGCCGCTGGACCTGAAGGTCCCCGAGAGCACCCCGCGCCGCAAGGCGCTGGCCAAGGCGGAGGCGAGGGCCGCCCGGCGGGCCCCGGCCGCCGTCGGCACCGCGGCAAAGGAAGGGGCGGAAGATGGCCAAGACTGA
- a CDS encoding complex I subunit 4 family protein — MTWLLALILLPLAGSLVLAFLKGNDRAAMATALVVSIVEFLLIIPFWASYSPSGDRIQQATTMDWIPSFGIHISFGTDGISLIMIAVIALLVPIVVGGLGLTDKLPAGRSAGGFLSLILLQEAITIGVFAATDVFLFYVLFEIMLIPMYFLIGGYGGANRQYAAVKFFLYSFLGGLIMLASAIGAYSLASDKLGKGTFDWATLVTVVRDAPTGTQIWLFFGFFLAFAIKAPLVPFHTWLPDAAGQAPIGVAVLLVGVLDKVGTFGFLRYLLPMFPAASKTLAPLVLVLSVIGVVYGSILAAGQSDMKRFLAYVSIAHFGFIALGIFTFNEQAMVGSVSYMLNHSLSTGMLIVVVGLIIRRGGSTRISDYGGMAKLTPLLGGMLLIAGLSALSLPGTNSFVSEFLVLLGSFVDHPVYTIIATVGMVLAAAYVLWLYQRIMQGPVRGDALLSPASSTPGGVESGGSVATAVAQETGVKKAVKDLGAREIAILAPLVILIIGLGFYPKPVLDTITPSVQATLSAVQGGK, encoded by the coding sequence ATGACTTGGCTTCTGGCGCTCATCCTGCTGCCGCTGGCCGGCTCGCTGGTGCTGGCGTTCCTGAAGGGGAACGACCGCGCCGCGATGGCCACCGCGCTGGTCGTGTCCATTGTGGAGTTCTTGCTGATCATCCCGTTCTGGGCGAGCTACTCGCCCTCGGGGGACCGGATCCAGCAGGCGACCACGATGGACTGGATCCCCAGCTTCGGCATCCACATCTCGTTCGGCACCGACGGCATCTCGCTGATCATGATCGCGGTGATCGCCCTGCTGGTGCCGATCGTGGTCGGCGGCCTCGGCCTCACCGACAAGCTCCCGGCCGGCCGCAGCGCCGGCGGGTTCCTGTCGCTGATCCTGCTGCAGGAGGCCATCACCATCGGCGTCTTCGCGGCGACCGACGTGTTCCTGTTCTACGTGCTGTTCGAGATCATGCTGATCCCGATGTACTTCCTGATCGGCGGCTACGGCGGCGCGAACCGGCAGTACGCGGCGGTGAAGTTCTTCCTGTACTCCTTCCTCGGCGGCCTGATCATGCTGGCCTCGGCGATCGGCGCGTACTCGCTGGCGTCGGACAAGCTGGGCAAGGGCACGTTCGACTGGGCCACCCTGGTCACCGTGGTGCGGGACGCGCCGACCGGCACGCAGATCTGGCTGTTCTTCGGCTTCTTCCTGGCCTTCGCGATCAAGGCACCGCTAGTGCCGTTCCACACCTGGCTGCCGGACGCGGCGGGGCAGGCGCCGATCGGCGTCGCCGTGCTGCTGGTCGGCGTGCTGGACAAGGTCGGCACGTTCGGCTTCCTGCGCTACCTGCTGCCGATGTTCCCCGCGGCGAGCAAGACGCTGGCGCCGCTGGTGCTGGTCCTGTCGGTGATCGGCGTGGTCTACGGCTCGATCCTGGCCGCCGGGCAGTCGGACATGAAGCGGTTCCTCGCCTACGTCTCGATCGCCCACTTCGGCTTCATCGCGCTGGGCATCTTCACCTTCAACGAGCAGGCGATGGTCGGCTCGGTGTCGTACATGCTCAACCACAGCCTCTCCACCGGCATGCTGATCGTGGTGGTCGGCCTGATCATCCGGCGCGGCGGCTCCACCCGGATCTCGGACTACGGCGGGATGGCCAAGCTGACCCCGCTGCTCGGCGGGATGCTGCTGATCGCCGGCCTGTCCGCGCTGTCGCTGCCGGGCACCAACTCGTTCGTGAGCGAGTTCCTGGTGCTGCTGGGGTCCTTTGTGGACCACCCGGTGTACACGATCATCGCGACGGTCGGCATGGTGCTGGCCGCGGCCTACGTGCTCTGGCTCTACCAGCGGATCATGCAGGGCCCGGTGCGCGGTGACGCGCTGCTCTCGCCAGCCTCGTCCACTCCGGGCGGCGTGGAGTCGGGCGGCTCGGTCGCCACCGCGGTCGCGCAGGAGACCGGCGTGAAGAAGGCCGTCAAGGACCTCGGGGCACGGGAGATCGCGATCCTCGCCCCGCTGGTCATCCTGATCATCGGGCTGGGCTTCTACCCCAAGCCGGTGC
- a CDS encoding NADH-quinone oxidoreductase subunit G, giving the protein MTIAPDKPATQETPVPEGHVKLIIDGEEVIAPKGELLIRTAERLGTVIPRFCDHPLLDPAGACRQCLVEVEMGGRPMPKPQASCTMTVADGMVVKTQLTSAVADKAQHGVMELLLINHPLDCPICDKGGECPLQNQALAHGRTESRFVDTKRTFPKPLPISSQVLLDRERCVLCQRCTRFSAQIAGDPFIELLERGAHQQIGTAETADVLDLASRTTSGQPFQSYFSGNVIQICPVGALTSAAYRFRSRPFDLVSAPGVCEHCSSGCAERTDFRRGKVQRKLAGDDPEVNEEWLCDKGRFGFRYVQAGDRIRRPLVRNAAGELEEASWTDALRTAAEGLAKARDGKGAGVLTGGRLTTEDAYAYAKFARIALRTNDIDFRARAHSAEELAFLTSNVLGTTPENGVTFGEIETARTVLCVAFEPEDEAPIVFLRLRKAARKNRTRVLHLGQWTTSSVRKTFGELLACVPGGEAAAVDGIAQHAADVDAALSAEGAVILVGERAAEVPGLFSALRRLTERTGARLAWIPRRAGERGALEAGCAPTLLPGGRSAEDADARAEVEKLWGVTLPAQAGRDTTGILEAASGQQLDALLVGGVDPNDLPDPDLARRALDNAGFVVSLELRAGEVTERADVVLPIAPTVEKAGSFLNWEGRHRPFDITLEGTGALADSRVLDTLAVEMDADLFTQTPAAAAADFAKLGESLKATFRDPDALKVAFRASEPGAGQALLSTWRQLIDNGSLQDDEPHLKGTQREPVARLSAKTAEGLGGTVRVSTERGAITLPVEVADLPDGVVWLPGNSDGSAVRAALGAGHGALVQISGGEQ; this is encoded by the coding sequence ATGACGATCGCCCCCGACAAGCCGGCGACCCAGGAGACCCCGGTCCCCGAAGGTCACGTGAAGCTGATCATCGACGGTGAAGAGGTCATCGCGCCCAAGGGCGAGCTGCTGATCCGCACCGCCGAGCGGCTCGGCACGGTCATCCCGCGGTTCTGCGACCACCCGCTGCTCGACCCGGCCGGCGCCTGCCGCCAGTGCCTGGTCGAGGTGGAGATGGGCGGCCGGCCGATGCCGAAGCCGCAGGCCTCCTGCACCATGACGGTCGCCGACGGCATGGTGGTCAAGACCCAGCTGACCTCGGCCGTCGCGGACAAGGCCCAGCACGGCGTGATGGAGCTGCTGCTCATCAACCACCCGCTGGACTGCCCGATCTGCGACAAGGGCGGCGAGTGCCCGCTGCAGAACCAGGCTCTGGCCCACGGCCGCACGGAATCGCGGTTCGTCGACACCAAGCGCACGTTCCCGAAGCCGCTGCCGATCTCCTCGCAGGTGCTGCTGGACCGGGAGCGCTGCGTGCTCTGCCAGCGCTGCACGCGGTTCTCCGCGCAGATCGCCGGCGACCCGTTCATCGAGCTGCTCGAACGCGGCGCGCACCAGCAGATCGGCACCGCCGAGACCGCGGACGTGCTGGACCTGGCCTCGCGCACCACTTCGGGCCAGCCGTTCCAGAGTTACTTCTCCGGCAACGTCATCCAGATCTGCCCGGTGGGCGCGCTGACCAGCGCGGCGTACCGGTTCCGGTCGCGGCCGTTCGACCTGGTGTCGGCGCCGGGGGTGTGCGAGCACTGCTCGTCCGGCTGTGCCGAGCGCACCGACTTCCGCCGCGGCAAGGTGCAGCGCAAGCTGGCCGGCGACGACCCGGAGGTGAACGAGGAGTGGCTGTGCGACAAGGGCCGCTTCGGCTTCCGCTACGTGCAGGCCGGTGACCGCATCCGCCGCCCGCTGGTCCGCAACGCGGCCGGCGAGCTGGAAGAGGCCTCCTGGACCGACGCGCTGCGCACCGCCGCCGAGGGCCTCGCGAAGGCCCGTGACGGCAAGGGCGCCGGCGTGCTCACCGGCGGCCGGCTGACCACCGAGGACGCGTACGCGTACGCCAAGTTCGCGCGGATCGCGTTGCGCACCAACGACATCGACTTCCGCGCCCGCGCGCACTCGGCCGAGGAGCTGGCGTTCCTCACCTCGAACGTGCTGGGCACCACGCCGGAGAACGGCGTCACCTTCGGCGAGATCGAAACGGCCCGCACGGTCCTGTGCGTGGCCTTCGAGCCGGAGGACGAGGCGCCGATCGTGTTCCTGCGGCTGCGCAAGGCGGCCCGCAAGAACCGCACCCGGGTGCTCCACTTAGGACAGTGGACGACCTCCTCGGTCCGCAAGACCTTCGGTGAGCTGCTGGCCTGCGTGCCGGGTGGCGAGGCCGCAGCGGTCGACGGCATCGCGCAGCACGCGGCCGACGTCGATGCCGCGCTCAGCGCCGAGGGCGCGGTGATCCTGGTCGGCGAGCGCGCCGCCGAGGTCCCGGGTCTGTTCTCCGCACTGCGCCGGCTCACCGAGCGCACGGGCGCGCGGCTCGCGTGGATCCCGCGCCGGGCCGGCGAACGCGGCGCGCTGGAGGCCGGCTGCGCGCCGACGCTCCTGCCGGGCGGCCGTTCCGCCGAAGATGCCGACGCCCGCGCCGAGGTCGAAAAGCTTTGGGGCGTCACGCTTCCCGCCCAGGCGGGCCGCGACACCACGGGCATCCTCGAGGCCGCGTCCGGGCAGCAGCTCGACGCGCTGCTGGTCGGCGGCGTCGACCCGAACGACCTGCCCGACCCGGACCTGGCCCGGCGCGCGCTGGACAACGCCGGCTTCGTGGTCAGCCTGGAGCTGCGGGCGGGCGAGGTGACCGAGCGGGCCGACGTGGTCCTGCCGATCGCGCCGACGGTGGAGAAGGCGGGCAGCTTCCTCAACTGGGAGGGCCGCCACCGCCCGTTCGACATCACGCTCGAAGGCACCGGCGCACTGGCCGACAGCCGGGTGCTCGACACCCTCGCGGTCGAGATGGACGCGGACCTGTTCACGCAGACCCCGGCCGCCGCGGCGGCCGACTTCGCCAAGCTGGGAGAGTCCCTGAAGGCCACCTTCAGGGACCCAGATGCCCTCAAGGTGGCCTTCAGGGCGAGCGAGCCGGGGGCGGGCCAGGCGTTGCTGTCCACCTGGCGGCAGCTGATCGACAACGGCTCGCTGCAGGACGACGAGCCGCACCTCAAGGGCACGCAGCGCGAGCCCGTCGCCCGCCTCTCGGCGAAGACGGCCGAGGGCCTCGGCGGCACCGTCCGCGTGTCGACCGAGCGCGGCGCGATCACGCTGCCGGTCGAGGTCGCCGACCTGCCCGACGGAGTCGTCTGGCTCCCGGGCAACTCCGACGGCTCCGCCGTCCGCGCCGCTCTCGGCGCGGGCCACGGCGCGCTGGTGCAGATCTCCGGAGGTGAACAGTGA
- a CDS encoding NADH-quinone oxidoreductase subunit J has product MITALLAQAPAAADGSVSVGEAIAFWILGPLCLLGALGMIFSRNAVHSALWLVLTMLSLGALYMTQSAPFLGFTQIIVYTGAIMMLFLFVLMLVGRESSDSVVEVLRGQRMAATLLGIGLAALIAAGLFRSLVNVTPAAPLDPYTPAGGAAGGLGRLIFTQYLFPFELTSALLITAALGAMVLAFTDRHAKGGKLSQRELVVMRFRGEHDRPSPLPGPGVFATANSVATPALLPDGTIAPESLSAIIESTSAVQLLRDRKLVADEGPKPDAHALVGAESEAGAEEEGEGK; this is encoded by the coding sequence ATGATCACGGCTCTCCTCGCGCAGGCGCCCGCCGCCGCGGACGGTTCGGTCTCGGTCGGCGAGGCCATCGCGTTCTGGATCCTCGGCCCGCTCTGCCTGCTCGGCGCGCTGGGCATGATCTTCTCCCGCAACGCCGTGCACTCGGCGCTGTGGCTGGTGCTCACGATGCTGAGCCTGGGCGCGCTCTACATGACGCAGTCCGCGCCGTTCCTCGGGTTCACGCAGATCATCGTCTACACCGGCGCGATCATGATGCTGTTCCTGTTCGTGCTGATGCTGGTCGGGCGGGAGAGCTCCGACTCGGTGGTCGAGGTCCTGCGCGGGCAGCGGATGGCGGCCACCCTGCTCGGCATCGGGCTCGCCGCGCTGATCGCGGCCGGCCTGTTCCGCTCGCTGGTGAACGTGACCCCGGCCGCGCCACTCGACCCGTACACCCCGGCCGGCGGCGCCGCGGGCGGGCTGGGCCGGCTCATCTTCACCCAGTACCTGTTCCCGTTCGAGCTGACCTCGGCGCTGCTGATCACCGCCGCGCTCGGCGCGATGGTGCTCGCCTTCACCGACCGGCATGCCAAGGGCGGCAAGCTCTCCCAGCGCGAGCTGGTGGTCATGCGCTTCCGCGGCGAGCACGACCGCCCGTCGCCGCTGCCCGGCCCGGGCGTGTTCGCCACGGCCAACTCCGTGGCCACCCCGGCCCTGCTGCCGGACGGCACGATCGCCCCCGAGTCGCTCTCGGCGATCATCGAGTCCACCTCGGCCGTGCAGCTCCTGCGCGACCGCAAGCTCGTCGCCGACGAGGGCCCGAAGCCGGACGCGCACGCGCTGGTCGGCGCCGAGTCCGAAGCCGGCGCGGAAGAGGAAGGGGAAGGCAAGTGA